In Fibrobacter sp., the following are encoded in one genomic region:
- a CDS encoding histidine phosphatase family protein codes for MNSKILNVLAGLAFAFIMAACDDSDSISTKPDDVSVRDSVVVHDSLNWIDSIRITDSLYIRDSLRIKDSLRIKDSVRYIDSTRIIDSINVIDSLYITFKDSTRIIDSLNIIDSLHITFMDSTRIVDSIVTYPPELYVGPCNASNAGDMKRTTVNGESRYYYCDMGTHLWRIATDAEINSIANSAYVNLSHVTEFVPLDQVYNSVRPDEKMIVVLRHAEREDDITLSSPLTEMGKFQSQRLGMSLSEGGPGYVYYAGSQYVRTHQTCNFIARGRHDLDTTSDTMVVLNEGWFTKNFDSYFMTTIRENDDGRGLITKWAAEGGYTDVFYDLAPRSSELLEDYLIPALELSGRTVGVFVSHDVMIIPLLSYISEQRITFKYYKAMRGEWEGDNWLNYLAGIAVILKPDGSKVFYAVRGLDSGTMKLEVE; via the coding sequence ATGAATTCAAAAATTCTGAATGTACTAGCGGGGCTTGCGTTTGCTTTTATTATGGCCGCATGCGATGATTCCGATAGCATTTCCACAAAACCTGATGACGTCTCGGTGCGTGACTCGGTGGTTGTTCATGATAGCCTCAACTGGATCGATTCCATCCGCATCACCGATAGCCTGTACATCAGGGACAGCCTGCGCATTAAGGACAGCCTCCGCATCAAAGATAGCGTGCGCTATATCGACAGCACCCGCATTATCGATAGCATCAACGTTATCGACAGCCTCTACATCACGTTCAAGGATAGCACCCGCATTATCGACAGCCTCAACATCATCGATAGCCTCCATATTACGTTCATGGACAGCACCCGCATTGTCGATAGCATCGTTACCTACCCGCCCGAACTCTACGTGGGCCCGTGCAATGCCAGCAACGCCGGCGACATGAAACGTACCACCGTTAACGGCGAATCTCGCTATTACTACTGCGACATGGGTACGCACCTCTGGAGAATCGCTACCGATGCCGAAATTAATAGCATCGCCAACAGTGCCTACGTCAACCTTTCTCACGTTACGGAGTTTGTCCCGCTGGATCAAGTTTACAACAGTGTGCGGCCCGATGAAAAGATGATTGTGGTGCTGCGCCATGCAGAACGCGAAGACGACATTACCCTCTCGAGCCCGTTGACCGAAATGGGAAAATTCCAGTCCCAGCGCCTTGGCATGAGTTTATCCGAAGGCGGGCCCGGTTACGTGTACTATGCAGGTTCGCAGTATGTCCGTACCCACCAGACGTGCAACTTTATTGCCAGGGGCCGCCATGATCTCGATACCACCAGCGATACCATGGTCGTGTTGAACGAGGGCTGGTTTACCAAGAACTTTGATTCGTACTTCATGACCACCATTAGGGAAAACGACGACGGAAGGGGCCTGATTACCAAGTGGGCGGCCGAAGGCGGCTACACCGACGTGTTCTACGACCTTGCCCCTCGCAGCTCTGAATTGCTGGAAGATTACCTTATCCCGGCGTTGGAACTTTCTGGAAGGACGGTCGGCGTTTTCGTCTCGCACGACGTGATGATTATCCCCTTGTTGTCGTACATATCTGAACAGAGAATAACGTTCAAATACTACAAGGCCATGAGGGGTGAATGGGAGGGCGACAACTGGCTGAACTACTTGGCCGGTATCGCGGTCATCCTCAAGCCGGACGGAAGCAAGGTGTTCTATGCGGTGAGGGGCCTCGACTCCGGCACCATGAAACTGGAAGTAGAATAA